A region of Pseudomonas sp. Marseille-Q3773 DNA encodes the following proteins:
- the thrS gene encoding threonine--tRNA ligase: MPVITLPDGSQRSFDHAVSVAEVAASIGAGLAKATVAGKVDGKLVDACDLIHNDATLQIITPKDEEGLEIIRHSCAHLVGHAVKQLYPSAKMVIGPVIDEGFYYDIAYERPFTPEDMAAIEKRMMELIDKDYDVVKKMTPRAEVIDVFKARGEDYKLRLVEDMPDEQAMGLYYHEEYVDMCRGPHVPNTRFLKAFKLTKLSGAYWRGDAKNEQLQRVYGTAWADKKQLAAYIQRIEEAEKRDHRKIGKQLDLFHLQEEAPGMVFWHANGWTVYQVLEQYMRQVQRANGYQEIKTPQVVDRILWERSGHWSNYAENMFTTSSESRDYAVKPMNCPCHVQVFNQGLKSYRDLPLRLAEFGACHRNEPSGALHGIMRVRGFVQDDAHIFCTEEQVKKEAADFIKLTLDVYKDFGFTDIAMKLSTRPAKRVGSEELWDRAEGALADALNESGLEWEYQPGEGAFYGPKIEFTLRDCLGRNWQCGTLQYDPNLPERLDASYIAEDNSRVRPVMLHRAILGSFERFIGMLIEHYAGVFPAWLAPTQAVIMNITDKQADFALEVENTLNGSGFRAKSDLRNEKIGFKIREHTLLKVPYLLVIGDREVETQTVAVRTREGKDLGSMPVAEFTQLLNSAVAQRGRLESE, from the coding sequence ATGCCCGTTATTACTCTTCCCGATGGCAGTCAACGTTCGTTCGATCATGCCGTATCCGTAGCTGAAGTCGCCGCTTCCATCGGCGCCGGCCTGGCCAAGGCCACCGTGGCCGGCAAGGTCGACGGCAAGCTGGTCGATGCCTGCGACCTGATCCACAACGACGCCACCCTGCAGATCATCACCCCTAAAGATGAAGAGGGACTGGAGATCATTCGCCACTCGTGCGCCCACCTGGTCGGCCACGCGGTGAAGCAGCTGTACCCGAGCGCCAAGATGGTCATCGGCCCGGTCATCGACGAAGGCTTCTACTACGACATCGCCTACGAGCGCCCCTTCACCCCTGAAGACATGGCCGCCATCGAAAAGCGCATGATGGAGCTGATCGACAAGGACTACGACGTGGTCAAGAAGATGACCCCGCGTGCCGAGGTCATCGACGTGTTCAAGGCCCGTGGCGAAGACTACAAGCTGCGCCTGGTCGAAGACATGCCGGACGAGCAGGCCATGGGCCTGTACTACCACGAAGAATACGTCGACATGTGCCGCGGCCCGCACGTGCCGAACACCCGCTTCCTCAAGGCGTTCAAGCTGACCAAGCTGTCCGGCGCCTACTGGCGTGGCGATGCCAAGAACGAGCAGCTGCAACGCGTGTACGGCACCGCCTGGGCCGACAAGAAGCAGCTGGCCGCGTACATCCAGCGCATCGAAGAAGCCGAAAAACGCGACCACCGCAAGATCGGCAAGCAGCTCGACCTGTTCCACCTGCAGGAAGAAGCCCCGGGCATGGTGTTCTGGCATGCCAACGGCTGGACCGTGTACCAGGTGCTCGAGCAGTACATGCGCCAGGTGCAGCGCGCCAACGGCTACCAGGAAATCAAGACCCCGCAGGTGGTCGACCGCATTCTCTGGGAGCGTTCCGGCCACTGGTCCAACTACGCCGAGAACATGTTCACTACTTCGTCGGAAAGCCGTGACTACGCGGTAAAACCGATGAACTGCCCGTGCCACGTGCAGGTGTTCAACCAGGGCCTGAAGAGCTACCGCGACCTGCCGCTGCGCCTGGCCGAGTTCGGTGCCTGCCACCGTAACGAGCCGTCCGGCGCCCTGCACGGCATCATGCGCGTGCGTGGCTTCGTGCAGGACGACGCGCACATCTTCTGCACCGAAGAACAGGTAAAGAAAGAAGCCGCCGACTTCATCAAGCTGACCCTGGACGTGTACAAGGACTTCGGCTTCACCGACATCGCCATGAAGCTGTCGACCCGCCCCGCCAAGCGCGTCGGTTCCGAAGAGCTGTGGGACCGTGCCGAAGGTGCACTGGCCGATGCCCTGAACGAATCGGGCCTGGAGTGGGAATACCAGCCGGGCGAGGGCGCCTTCTACGGGCCGAAGATCGAGTTCACCCTGCGCGACTGCCTCGGCCGTAACTGGCAGTGCGGTACCCTGCAGTACGACCCGAACCTGCCTGAGCGCCTGGATGCCAGCTACATCGCCGAAGACAACAGCCGGGTACGCCCGGTCATGCTGCACCGCGCCATCCTCGGTTCGTTCGAGCGCTTCATCGGCATGCTGATCGAGCACTACGCCGGTGTGTTCCCGGCCTGGCTGGCGCCAACCCAGGCGGTGATCATGAACATCACCGACAAACAGGCCGATTTCGCCCTCGAGGTGGAAAATACCCTGAACGGTAGCGGTTTCCGTGCCAAGTCGGACTTGAGAAATGAGAAGATCGGCTTTAAAATCCGCGAGCATACTTTGCTCAAGGTCCCGTACCTTTTGGTTATAGGGGATCGCGAAGTCGAAACGCAGACCGTCGCCGTACGCACCCGTGAAGGCAAAGACCTCGGCTCCATGCCGGTGGCTGAATTCACGCAGCTGCTCAACAGCGCTGTTGCCCAGCGCGGTCGCCTAGAATCGGAGTAA
- a CDS encoding cold-shock protein, whose product MSNRQQGTVKWFNDEKGYGFITPAGGGDDLFVHFKAIESDGFKSLKEGQTVSFVAERGQKGMQAAQVRPE is encoded by the coding sequence ATGTCCAATCGCCAACAAGGCACCGTCAAATGGTTCAATGATGAGAAAGGCTACGGCTTCATCACCCCAGCAGGCGGCGGCGACGACCTGTTCGTTCACTTCAAGGCCATCGAATCCGACGGCTTCAAGAGCCTGAAAGAAGGCCAGACTGTTTCCTTCGTCGCCGAGCGCGGCCAGAAGGGCATGCAGGCTGCACAGGTTCGTCCGGAGTAA
- a CDS encoding I78 family peptidase inhibitor, protein MFRTRAYLATLAVAVVLAGCSTGGNAGGGATPAAPAGNDGRCEASGADFTIGKVASAELLEQARKASGSQMARILKPHDVVTLEYRSERLNLNVDEQGKVTRVNCG, encoded by the coding sequence ATGTTCCGTACCCGTGCTTACCTGGCAACCCTGGCGGTGGCTGTTGTCCTGGCTGGTTGCAGCACTGGTGGCAATGCTGGCGGTGGCGCTACACCGGCCGCGCCGGCTGGCAACGATGGCCGCTGCGAAGCCAGCGGCGCCGATTTCACCATTGGCAAAGTGGCCAGCGCCGAACTGCTGGAGCAGGCGCGCAAGGCCAGTGGCTCGCAGATGGCGCGCATTCTCAAGCCGCACGATGTGGTCACCCTGGAGTACCGCTCCGAGCGCCTGAACCTGAATGTGGACGAGCAGGGCAAGGTGACCCGCGTCAACTGCGGCTGA
- a CDS encoding nucleoside hydrolase, translating into MLKPLLQGIAFMVTAATAQAAPIDLIIDTDPGADDVVALFLAMASPDELNIRAITTVAGNVRLEKTSRNARLAREWAGREDIPVYAGAGRPLVRKPIYAAEVHGEEGLTGVEVKEPKAPLAQGNAVQYLVDTLSAAKPHSITIAMLGPQTNLALALVQRPEIVKGIKQVVVMGGAHFNGGNITPAAEFNLYADPHAAEVVLASGVQLTYLPLDVTHKLLTSDARLKQLAAVNNQASKRVVDILNAYITHDMDLYGMPGGPVHDASVIAYLLKPELFSGRRIHMSIDSREGPTFGQTIADWYGVLKQPANVLWVEQGDAQGLFDLLSARLARLE; encoded by the coding sequence ATGCTCAAACCCCTGCTACAAGGAATCGCCTTCATGGTCACCGCCGCCACCGCCCAGGCCGCCCCGATCGACCTGATCATCGACACCGACCCCGGCGCCGACGACGTAGTCGCGCTGTTCCTGGCCATGGCCTCGCCTGATGAACTGAACATCCGCGCCATCACCACCGTGGCAGGCAACGTGCGCCTGGAAAAAACCTCGCGCAACGCCCGCCTGGCCCGCGAATGGGCTGGCCGCGAGGATATTCCGGTGTACGCCGGTGCCGGTCGCCCGCTGGTGCGCAAGCCGATCTACGCCGCCGAGGTGCATGGCGAGGAAGGCCTCACCGGCGTCGAAGTCAAGGAACCGAAAGCGCCCCTGGCCCAGGGCAATGCCGTGCAATACCTGGTCGACACCCTCAGCGCCGCCAAGCCGCACAGCATTACCATCGCCATGCTCGGCCCGCAGACCAACCTGGCCCTGGCGCTGGTCCAGCGCCCGGAGATCGTCAAGGGCATCAAGCAGGTGGTAGTCATGGGTGGCGCCCACTTCAACGGCGGCAACATAACCCCGGCGGCGGAATTCAACCTGTATGCCGACCCGCATGCGGCCGAAGTGGTGCTGGCCAGCGGCGTGCAACTGACCTACCTGCCGCTGGATGTCACCCACAAACTGCTGACCAGTGACGCCCGCCTCAAGCAATTGGCAGCGGTGAACAACCAGGCCAGCAAGCGCGTGGTGGACATCCTCAACGCCTACATCACCCACGACATGGATCTGTACGGCATGCCCGGTGGCCCGGTGCACGACGCCAGCGTCATCGCCTACCTGCTCAAGCCCGAGCTGTTCAGCGGCCGGCGCATCCACATGAGTATCGACAGCCGCGAAGGCCCCACCTTCGGCCAGACCATTGCCGACTGGTACGGCGTGCTCAAGCAGCCTGCCAATGTGCTATGGGTGGAGCAGGGCGATGCCCAGGGCCTGTTCGACCTGCTCAGCGCGCGTTTGGCCCGATTGGAATAG
- the rbsD gene encoding D-ribose pyranase has product MKKTPLLNVALSRTIAGMGHGDILVIGDAGLPVPPGVELIDLAVTPGLPDFASVLRVVLSELQVERHVLAEEMQKVVPPALVEIERLKGKLGKREWLSHEDFKELSRNARAVVRTGECQPYSNIALISGVTF; this is encoded by the coding sequence ATGAAGAAAACTCCGCTGCTGAACGTCGCCCTGTCACGCACCATTGCCGGCATGGGGCATGGCGACATCCTGGTGATCGGCGATGCCGGCTTGCCGGTACCGCCGGGTGTCGAACTGATCGACCTGGCCGTGACGCCCGGCTTACCGGATTTCGCCAGTGTGCTGCGCGTGGTGCTCAGCGAGCTGCAGGTAGAACGCCACGTGCTGGCCGAAGAGATGCAGAAAGTGGTGCCGCCGGCGCTGGTCGAGATCGAGCGGCTGAAAGGCAAGCTGGGCAAGCGTGAATGGCTGAGCCATGAAGATTTCAAGGAATTGTCACGCAATGCCCGTGCGGTAGTGCGTACTGGCGAGTGCCAGCCCTACAGCAACATTGCGCTGATCTCCGGTGTGACGTTCTAA
- the rbsK gene encoding ribokinase has product MSAKVVVVGSLNMDLVARAQRLPRAGETLPGDSFFTVPGGKGANQAVAVARLGGSVAMIGNVGDDAYGQQLRQALSVEGVDCRAIETCPGVSSGVALITVDAASQNCIVIIPGGNGLLTAQSVQRFDALLQAAEIIICQLEVPPETVAWTLARGHELGKQVILNPAPATGPLPADWFAHIDYLTPNESEAEALSGVAVTDLDSARRAGERLLQLGAGKVIITLGAQGALLVTAQGHRHFPAPQVQPLDTTAAGDTFIGGFAAGLVRGLEEGEAIAFGQRAAALSVTRAGAQPSIPYLAELAP; this is encoded by the coding sequence ATGAGTGCCAAGGTCGTGGTGGTCGGGAGCCTCAACATGGACCTGGTGGCCCGCGCCCAGCGCCTGCCCCGGGCCGGCGAAACGCTCCCCGGCGACAGCTTTTTCACCGTGCCCGGCGGCAAGGGCGCCAACCAGGCCGTGGCCGTGGCGCGCCTGGGCGGCAGCGTGGCGATGATCGGCAACGTCGGTGACGATGCCTACGGCCAGCAACTGCGCCAGGCGTTGTCTGTCGAAGGCGTCGACTGCCGGGCCATCGAAACCTGCCCGGGCGTGTCCAGCGGTGTAGCGCTGATCACCGTCGATGCGGCCAGCCAGAACTGCATCGTCATCATTCCGGGTGGCAATGGCCTGCTGACAGCGCAGTCGGTACAGCGCTTCGATGCGCTGTTGCAGGCGGCCGAGATTATCATCTGCCAGCTGGAAGTGCCGCCTGAGACCGTCGCCTGGACCCTGGCCAGGGGGCACGAGCTGGGCAAGCAGGTAATCCTCAATCCGGCGCCCGCCACCGGCCCGCTGCCCGCAGACTGGTTCGCGCATATCGATTACCTCACCCCCAACGAAAGCGAGGCCGAAGCCCTGAGTGGTGTGGCAGTGACCGACCTGGACAGTGCCCGACGCGCCGGCGAGCGCTTGCTGCAACTGGGCGCGGGCAAGGTGATCATTACCCTGGGTGCGCAAGGCGCGCTGCTGGTCACCGCCCAGGGCCACCGGCACTTCCCCGCGCCGCAGGTGCAGCCGCTGGATACCACCGCTGCCGGTGACACCTTCATTGGTGGCTTCGCCGCCGGCCTGGTGCGCGGCCTGGAGGAGGGCGAAGCCATCGCCTTTGGCCAGCGCGCCGCAGCGTTGTCGGTTACCCGCGCCGGGGCCCAGCCGTCGATTCCCTACCTGGCGGAGCTTGCGCCATGA
- a CDS encoding LacI family DNA-binding transcriptional regulator: protein MATIKDVAALAGISYTTVSHVLNKTRPVSEQVRLKVEAAIVELDYVPSAVARSLKARSTATIGLLVPNSVNPYFAELARGIEDACERNGYCVILCNSDDNPQKQRSYLRVLLEKRIDGLVVASVGQDSDLLQSLAGVRTPMVIVDRELEGVDADLVRIDHELGAYLATRHLLELGHRDIAYIGGPAETGVTQLRLGGFRRAMAEAGAAADGNRVLHCDFTSLGGYAAAAQVLQGQRPTAIFAGNDMIGFGVLRAAAERQINVPAELSVIGFDDIELSRYVYPPLTTVGQSIRELGESAASLLLARIGKPRQGAPEQRIVAPRLVLRESTGPRPDLFNDYR, encoded by the coding sequence ATGGCAACCATCAAAGACGTCGCGGCACTGGCGGGCATTTCCTACACCACCGTGTCCCATGTGCTGAACAAGACCCGCCCGGTCAGCGAGCAGGTGCGGCTGAAAGTCGAAGCCGCCATCGTTGAACTCGACTACGTGCCCAGCGCCGTGGCGCGTTCGTTGAAGGCGCGCAGCACCGCCACCATCGGCCTGCTGGTGCCCAACAGCGTCAACCCGTACTTCGCCGAGCTGGCGCGGGGTATCGAGGATGCCTGCGAGCGCAACGGCTACTGCGTGATTCTGTGCAACTCCGATGACAACCCGCAAAAGCAGCGCAGCTACCTGCGCGTGCTGCTGGAAAAACGCATCGACGGCCTGGTGGTGGCCTCGGTGGGCCAGGACAGCGACCTGCTGCAAAGCCTGGCCGGGGTGCGCACGCCGATGGTCATCGTCGACCGCGAACTGGAAGGCGTGGACGCCGACCTGGTGCGCATCGACCACGAACTCGGCGCCTACCTGGCCACCCGCCACCTGCTGGAGCTTGGCCACCGCGACATCGCCTACATCGGTGGCCCCGCCGAAACCGGGGTGACCCAGCTGCGCCTGGGCGGCTTTCGGCGCGCCATGGCCGAGGCCGGCGCTGCGGCCGATGGCAACCGCGTGCTGCACTGCGACTTCACCAGCCTGGGCGGTTACGCAGCGGCGGCGCAGGTGCTGCAGGGCCAGCGGCCGACGGCGATTTTCGCCGGTAACGACATGATCGGTTTCGGCGTGCTGCGCGCCGCGGCCGAACGCCAGATCAACGTACCCGCCGAGCTGTCGGTGATCGGCTTCGACGACATCGAGCTCAGCCGTTATGTGTACCCGCCATTGACCACGGTCGGCCAGTCGATCCGCGAGCTGGGCGAAAGTGCCGCCTCGCTGTTGCTGGCGCGCATCGGCAAGCCCCGGCAAGGGGCGCCCGAGCAACGTATCGTCGCCCCGCGCCTGGTGCTGCGCGAGTCCACCGGGCCGCGCCCGGACCTGTTCAATGATTACCGCTAA
- a CDS encoding ABC transporter permease, translated as MKTTPLDSQGAAPLRRSGTYFGLGTYLGLAGALLAMIVLFSFLSSHFWSYNTFSTLANQIPDLMVLAVGMTFVLIIGGIDLSVGSVLALAASTVSVAILGWGWGMLPAALLGMAVAALAGSITGGVTVAWRIPSFIVSLGVLEMARGLAYQFTDSRTAYIGDAYAWFSNPIAFGISPAFIIALLVIVLAQLVLTRTVFGRYLIGIGTNEEAVRLAGIDPRPYKVLVFALMGLLAGLAALFQISRLEAADPNAGAGLELQVIAAVVIGGTSLMGGRGSVISTFFGVLIISVLAAGLAQIGASEPTKRIITGAVIVIAVVLDTYRSRRAGRRN; from the coding sequence ATGAAAACCACCCCGCTCGACAGCCAGGGCGCCGCACCGCTGCGCCGCAGTGGCACCTACTTTGGCCTGGGTACCTACCTGGGCCTGGCCGGCGCGTTGCTGGCCATGATCGTGCTGTTCTCGTTCCTCAGCAGCCACTTCTGGTCATACAACACCTTCAGCACCCTGGCCAACCAGATCCCCGACCTGATGGTGCTGGCGGTCGGCATGACCTTCGTGCTGATCATCGGTGGCATCGACCTGTCGGTGGGCTCGGTGCTGGCGCTGGCCGCCTCGACCGTCAGTGTGGCGATCCTCGGCTGGGGCTGGGGCATGCTGCCCGCGGCCCTGCTGGGCATGGCCGTGGCGGCGTTGGCCGGCAGCATCACCGGCGGCGTTACCGTGGCCTGGCGCATCCCGTCGTTCATCGTTTCGCTCGGCGTGCTGGAAATGGCCCGTGGCCTGGCCTACCAGTTCACCGACTCGCGCACCGCCTACATCGGCGATGCCTATGCCTGGTTCTCCAACCCCATCGCATTCGGCATCTCACCGGCGTTCATCATCGCCTTGCTGGTGATCGTGCTGGCCCAGCTGGTGCTGACGCGTACGGTGTTCGGCCGCTACCTGATCGGCATTGGCACCAACGAAGAGGCGGTGCGCCTGGCCGGCATCGATCCGCGCCCGTACAAGGTGCTGGTGTTCGCCCTGATGGGCCTGCTCGCCGGGCTGGCTGCGCTGTTCCAGATCTCGCGCCTGGAGGCAGCCGACCCCAACGCCGGCGCCGGCCTGGAGCTGCAGGTGATCGCCGCCGTGGTGATTGGCGGCACCAGCCTGATGGGCGGGCGTGGCTCGGTGATCAGTACCTTTTTCGGCGTGCTGATCATTTCCGTACTGGCCGCAGGCTTGGCGCAGATTGGCGCCAGTGAACCGACCAAGCGCATCATCACCGGGGCGGTGATCGTCATCGCCGTGGTGCTCGACACTTACCGTAGCCGGCGTGCGGGCCGGCGGAACTGA
- a CDS encoding sugar ABC transporter ATP-binding protein, which produces MPASANEVVLAASGLGKTYAQPVLAEVSLSLRAGEVLALTGENGAGKSTLSKLISGLETPTSGHMNYRGQAYAPGSRSEAERLGVRMVMQELNLLPTLTVAENLFLDNLPSRFGWISHKRLRQLATAAMAQVGLDAIDPDTPVGELGIGHQQMVEIARNLIGDCHVLIFDEPTAMLTAREVELLFTQIERLRRRGVAIVYISHRLEELQRVAQRIVVLRDGRLVCDEPIQRYSSAELVNLMVGRELGEHIDLGRRQIGAPLLRVDKLSRADKVREVSFEVRAGEIFGISGLIGAGRTELLRLIYGADRADSGSIALGQPPQAVTIDSPKAAVQAGIALITEDRKGEGLLLTQSISANIALGNLGAVSRAGVLDSQAEQALAARQIQAMRIRSAGPQQVVGELSGGNQQKVVIGRWLERDCQVLLFDEPTRGIDVGAKFDIYGLLAELARQGKALVVVSSDLRELMLICDRIAVLSAGRLIDTFERGHWSQDQLLAAAFAGYQKRDALLHDAAPRMDA; this is translated from the coding sequence ATGCCTGCATCGGCCAACGAAGTGGTGCTCGCCGCCAGCGGCCTGGGCAAGACCTACGCCCAGCCAGTGCTGGCCGAGGTCAGCCTGAGCCTGCGCGCCGGCGAAGTACTGGCCCTGACCGGCGAGAACGGCGCGGGCAAGAGCACGCTGTCCAAGCTCATCAGTGGCCTTGAAACCCCCACCAGCGGGCACATGAACTACCGCGGCCAGGCCTATGCGCCCGGCAGCCGCAGCGAGGCCGAGCGCCTCGGCGTGCGCATGGTCATGCAGGAGCTGAACCTGCTGCCCACCCTGACCGTGGCGGAAAACCTGTTCCTCGACAACCTGCCCAGCCGCTTTGGCTGGATCAGCCACAAGCGCCTGCGCCAGCTGGCCACGGCCGCCATGGCCCAGGTCGGCCTCGACGCCATCGACCCGGATACCCCGGTTGGCGAACTGGGCATCGGCCACCAACAGATGGTCGAGATCGCCCGCAACCTGATCGGCGACTGCCATGTGCTGATCTTCGATGAACCCACCGCCATGCTCACCGCGCGCGAAGTGGAGCTGCTGTTCACCCAGATCGAGCGTTTGCGCCGGCGTGGTGTAGCCATCGTCTACATTTCCCACCGCCTCGAAGAGCTGCAGCGCGTGGCCCAGCGCATCGTCGTGCTGCGCGACGGCAGGCTGGTGTGTGACGAGCCGATCCAGCGCTACAGCAGCGCCGAACTGGTCAACCTGATGGTCGGCCGCGAACTGGGCGAGCACATCGACCTGGGCCGTCGGCAGATCGGTGCGCCGCTGCTCAGGGTCGACAAGCTCAGCCGCGCTGACAAGGTGCGTGAGGTGTCGTTTGAGGTCAGGGCAGGGGAAATCTTCGGCATCTCCGGCCTGATCGGCGCCGGCCGGACCGAGCTGTTGCGCCTGATCTACGGTGCCGACCGGGCCGACAGCGGCAGCATCGCGCTCGGCCAGCCACCGCAGGCGGTCACCATCGACTCGCCCAAGGCTGCAGTGCAGGCTGGTATCGCCCTGATCACCGAAGACCGTAAAGGCGAAGGCCTGCTGCTGACCCAGTCGATCAGCGCCAATATCGCCCTGGGCAACCTGGGTGCGGTGTCGCGCGCCGGTGTGCTCGATAGCCAGGCCGAGCAGGCCCTGGCCGCCCGGCAGATCCAGGCCATGCGCATCCGCAGTGCCGGCCCGCAGCAGGTGGTCGGCGAACTGTCCGGTGGCAACCAGCAGAAGGTGGTGATCGGCCGCTGGCTGGAGCGTGACTGCCAGGTGCTGCTGTTCGATGAGCCTACCCGTGGCATCGACGTCGGTGCCAAGTTCGACATCTATGGCCTGCTGGCCGAACTGGCGCGCCAGGGCAAGGCCCTGGTGGTGGTGTCCAGCGACCTGCGCGAGCTGATGCTGATCTGCGACCGCATTGCCGTGCTCTCGGCCGGGCGCCTGATCGACACCTTCGAGCGCGGCCATTGGAGCCAGGACCAGCTGCTGGCTGCCGCCTTTGCCGGTTATCAGAAACGTGACGCACTGCTGCACGATGCAGCCCCCAGGATGGACGCATGA
- a CDS encoding sugar ABC transporter substrate-binding protein: MKLPFPGRLLALAVVTSLSFATPFSAAHAEDKPKVALVMKSLANEFFRTMEDGAKDYQKAHPDEFELIANGIKNETDTGEQIRIVEQMVNAGAKALVIAPADSKALVSAVKKAMDKGVVVINIDNRLDPELLKNKGISVPFVGPDNRKGARLVGDYLAKEQLKAGDQVGIIEGVPTTTNAQQRTAGFKDAMDAAQIKIVSVQSGNWEIDKGNAVAASMLNEYPDLKALLAGNDSMALGAVSAVRAAGKTGQVQVVGYDNINAIKPMLKDGRVLATLDQAASQQAVYGIQAALKMVKGEKPEVDADNVIQTPVQLITKP, from the coding sequence ATGAAACTGCCGTTCCCCGGCCGTCTGTTGGCCCTCGCTGTCGTTACCTCGCTGTCCTTCGCCACGCCATTCTCCGCAGCCCACGCCGAAGACAAGCCCAAGGTTGCCTTGGTGATGAAATCCCTGGCGAACGAGTTCTTCCGCACCATGGAAGACGGCGCCAAGGACTACCAGAAAGCCCACCCTGACGAATTCGAGCTGATCGCCAACGGCATCAAGAACGAAACCGACACCGGCGAACAGATCCGCATCGTCGAACAGATGGTCAATGCCGGTGCCAAGGCGCTGGTGATCGCCCCGGCCGATTCCAAGGCGCTGGTCTCCGCAGTGAAAAAAGCCATGGACAAGGGCGTGGTGGTGATCAACATCGACAACCGCCTGGACCCGGAACTGCTCAAGAACAAGGGCATCAGCGTACCGTTCGTTGGCCCCGACAACCGCAAGGGCGCGCGCCTGGTTGGCGACTACCTGGCCAAGGAGCAGCTCAAGGCCGGCGACCAGGTCGGCATCATCGAAGGCGTGCCGACCACCACCAACGCCCAGCAGCGCACCGCCGGCTTCAAGGACGCGATGGACGCCGCGCAGATCAAGATCGTCTCGGTGCAGAGCGGCAATTGGGAAATCGACAAGGGCAACGCCGTCGCCGCCTCCATGCTCAATGAATACCCAGACCTGAAAGCCCTGCTGGCGGGCAATGACAGCATGGCCCTGGGCGCCGTGTCGGCGGTGCGCGCCGCTGGCAAGACCGGCCAGGTGCAGGTGGTGGGCTACGACAACATCAATGCCATCAAGCCCATGCTCAAGGATGGCCGGGTGCTCGCCACCCTCGACCAGGCGGCCAGCCAGCAGGCGGTGTACGGCATCCAGGCGGCGCTGAAGATGGTCAAGGGCGAGAAACCCGAGGTGGATGCCGACAACGTCATCCAGACCCCGGTCCAACTCATCACCAAACCCTGA
- a CDS encoding asparaginase, translating into MNVVFKTFAPSALALLLALPAMASATAAEPRQQRANVVILATGGTIAGAGASAANSATYQAAKLGVDKLIAGVPELAELANVRGEQVLQIASESITNDDLLKLGKRVAELADSKDVDGIVITHGTDTLEETAYFLNLVEKTDKPIVVVGSMRPGTAMSADGMLNLYNAVAVASDKQSRGKGVLVTLDDEIQSGRDVSKAINLKTEAFKSAWGPMGMMVEGKSYWFRLPAKRHTVDSEFDIKQISSLPQVDIAYGYGNVTDTAYKALAQNGAKALIHAGTGNGSVSSRVVPTLQQLRKNGVQIIRSSHVNQGGFVLRNAEQPDDQNDWVVAHDLNPQKARILAMVALTRTQDSKELQRIFWEY; encoded by the coding sequence ATGAACGTCGTATTCAAGACCTTCGCCCCCAGTGCACTCGCCTTGCTGCTGGCGCTGCCAGCCATGGCCTCGGCCACCGCAGCCGAGCCCCGGCAGCAACGGGCCAATGTGGTTATCCTGGCCACTGGCGGCACCATCGCCGGCGCGGGTGCCAGTGCTGCCAACAGCGCCACCTACCAGGCCGCCAAGCTGGGTGTGGACAAGCTGATCGCCGGTGTGCCGGAACTGGCCGAGCTGGCCAATGTACGGGGCGAGCAGGTGCTGCAGATAGCCTCGGAAAGCATCACCAACGACGACTTGCTCAAGCTCGGCAAACGCGTTGCCGAGCTTGCCGACAGCAAGGACGTCGACGGTATCGTCATCACTCACGGCACCGACACCCTGGAAGAAACCGCCTACTTCCTCAACCTGGTGGAGAAGACCGACAAGCCGATCGTGGTGGTCGGCTCGATGCGCCCGGGCACCGCCATGTCCGCCGACGGCATGCTCAACCTGTACAACGCCGTGGCCGTGGCCAGCGACAAGCAGTCACGCGGCAAAGGTGTGCTGGTGACCCTGGATGATGAGATCCAGTCTGGCCGCGATGTGAGCAAGGCGATCAATCTCAAGACTGAAGCCTTCAAGAGCGCCTGGGGCCCGATGGGCATGATGGTGGAAGGCAAATCCTACTGGTTCCGCCTGCCCGCCAAGCGCCACACAGTCGATTCCGAGTTCGACATCAAGCAGATCAGCAGCCTGCCGCAGGTGGACATTGCCTATGGCTACGGCAATGTCACCGACACTGCCTACAAAGCGCTGGCACAGAACGGCGCCAAGGCGCTGATCCATGCCGGGACCGGCAACGGCTCGGTGTCATCACGGGTAGTCCCGACCCTGCAGCAGCTGCGCAAGAACGGCGTGCAGATCATCCGCTCGTCGCACGTCAACCAGGGCGGTTTCGTGCTGCGCAACGCCGAGCAGCCGGATGACCAGAACGACTGGGTGGTGGCCCATGACCTGAACCCGCAAAAAGCGCGGATCCTGGCAATGGTAGCGCTCACCAGGACCCAGGACAGCAAGGAGCTGCAGCGGATCTTCTGGGAATATTGA
- a CDS encoding DUF1654 domain-containing protein produces MSNTASATPDSYQQLGMRIQKIINSPTAQRSRAALIFRLEQETPEDWETLLEEIAENDNVTLAHRDDGGVQIFWTVPKED; encoded by the coding sequence GTGTCCAACACTGCCTCCGCCACCCCCGACAGCTATCAACAACTGGGTATGCGCATCCAGAAGATCATCAACAGCCCCACCGCCCAGCGCAGCCGGGCGGCGCTGATCTTCCGCCTGGAACAGGAAACCCCCGAAGACTGGGAAACCTTGCTTGAGGAAATCGCCGAAAACGACAACGTCACCCTCGCCCATCGCGACGATGGCGGCGTGCAGATTTTCTGGACCGTGCCCAAGGAAGATTGA